In Leuconostoc kimchii IMSNU 11154, one genomic interval encodes:
- the ftsH gene encoding ATP-dependent zinc metalloprotease FtsH, whose amino-acid sequence MNNNPKGGFLKSSIFYVFIFLAVVGMIYGLFGNDKSTSKDLTSSEFMTALNDKDLKSITVQPSNGVYNITGEYRKAKTVKADKGFNLLQQSQKVTKFTSTVLPNDTSLKSVTEAATKTKTGLVTKQQETSGFWLNLLVSLIPVVLIVGVFYLMMSQAGGKGGGQGGMMSFGKSKAKPSDPKDNKVRFSDVAGAEEEKQELVEVVEFLKSPKKFVSLGARIPKGVLLEGPPGTGKTLLAKAVAGEANVPFFSMSGSDFVEMFVGVGASRVRDLFENAKKSAPAIIFIDEIDAVGRRRGTGMGGGNDEREQTLNQILIEMDGFEGSEGVIILASTNRSDVLDPALLRSGRFDRKILIGAPDVKGREAILNVHAKNKPLADNVDLKAVAQQTPGYVGADLENLLNEAALLAARRNKKKVDAADIDEAEDRIFQGPAKTNRGMSEKERRTTAYHEAGHALVGLVRSEASIVRKVTIVPRGRIGGYALMTPKADRYNLRYSEAKEQLAGLMGGRASELFTFNEASSGASNDFQQATGLARQMVTAFGMSDKLGMVQLEGNASVGYSEQAGNRAYSEETARLIDEEVRRLSKEAFDDATAIISEHKDKLAAIAEALLEVETLDEKQIKDIYETGEFTRKDIQDNDELAKAKSFEEAKAAADAKDSQAEARFEHPDESEKNDDDDRSEAEPSDESNSDDKSDDNK is encoded by the coding sequence ATGAATAACAATCCTAAAGGTGGTTTTTTAAAAAGTTCGATCTTTTATGTCTTCATTTTCCTTGCTGTTGTGGGTATGATTTATGGTCTGTTTGGAAACGACAAATCAACATCTAAAGACCTCACATCAAGTGAATTTATGACCGCATTGAACGATAAAGACCTTAAATCAATTACCGTGCAGCCAAGTAATGGTGTTTACAATATTACTGGTGAGTACCGTAAAGCAAAAACTGTCAAAGCAGACAAGGGCTTTAATCTCTTACAACAGTCACAAAAAGTAACTAAGTTTACGTCAACTGTTTTGCCAAATGATACGTCATTGAAGTCGGTGACGGAAGCAGCGACAAAAACCAAGACAGGTTTGGTTACGAAACAACAAGAAACGTCTGGTTTTTGGTTAAATCTGCTTGTATCGTTGATTCCAGTTGTCCTTATTGTCGGTGTCTTCTATCTCATGATGAGTCAAGCTGGCGGTAAAGGTGGCGGACAAGGTGGTATGATGAGCTTTGGTAAGTCTAAAGCTAAGCCATCTGATCCAAAAGATAATAAAGTTCGTTTTTCTGATGTGGCTGGTGCTGAGGAAGAAAAACAAGAATTAGTTGAAGTTGTCGAGTTCTTAAAGTCACCTAAGAAATTTGTGAGCTTAGGTGCACGTATTCCAAAGGGTGTCTTACTCGAGGGGCCTCCGGGAACAGGTAAAACATTGCTTGCTAAAGCAGTTGCAGGTGAAGCTAATGTGCCATTCTTTTCAATGTCTGGTTCGGACTTTGTGGAGATGTTTGTCGGTGTTGGTGCATCACGTGTACGTGACTTATTCGAGAATGCTAAAAAGTCAGCCCCAGCAATTATCTTTATTGATGAAATAGATGCTGTTGGTCGTCGCCGTGGTACTGGTATGGGTGGCGGAAATGATGAACGTGAACAAACATTGAACCAAATTTTAATTGAGATGGATGGTTTTGAGGGGTCTGAAGGTGTGATTATTTTAGCCTCAACAAACCGTTCAGACGTCTTAGACCCAGCATTGCTACGCTCTGGTCGTTTTGATCGTAAAATCTTGATTGGTGCACCTGATGTTAAGGGCCGTGAAGCTATTCTTAATGTTCACGCTAAAAACAAACCATTAGCTGATAATGTTGATTTGAAAGCTGTTGCACAACAAACACCAGGTTATGTTGGTGCCGATTTGGAAAACTTGTTAAATGAAGCTGCTTTGTTAGCCGCTCGCCGTAACAAGAAAAAGGTAGATGCAGCAGATATTGATGAAGCTGAGGATCGTATTTTCCAAGGTCCAGCTAAAACGAATCGTGGCATGTCTGAAAAAGAACGTCGGACAACCGCTTATCATGAAGCTGGTCATGCGTTAGTCGGGCTGGTTCGATCTGAGGCATCAATCGTACGTAAAGTAACAATTGTGCCACGCGGTCGTATTGGTGGCTATGCCTTGATGACACCTAAGGCAGATCGCTACAATCTACGTTATTCTGAGGCAAAAGAACAATTGGCTGGCCTTATGGGTGGTCGTGCCTCTGAATTATTTACATTTAATGAAGCTAGTTCAGGCGCATCAAACGATTTCCAACAGGCGACTGGATTGGCACGTCAGATGGTAACTGCATTTGGTATGTCAGATAAATTAGGCATGGTACAGTTAGAAGGTAATGCTAGTGTCGGTTATTCAGAACAAGCTGGTAACCGTGCTTACTCTGAAGAAACTGCGCGTTTGATTGATGAAGAAGTGCGCCGTTTGTCTAAAGAAGCATTTGACGATGCTACGGCTATCATTTCAGAACATAAAGACAAGCTTGCAGCTATTGCCGAAGCCCTGCTCGAAGTTGAAACATTGGACGAAAAGCAGATCAAGGATATCTATGAAACGGGTGAATTTACACGTAAAGATATTCAAGACAATGATGAGTTGGCAAAAGCAAAATCATTTGAAGAAGCAAAGGCTGCTGCCGATGCGAAGGATTCTCAAGCTGAAGCGCGATTTGAGCATCCTGATGAGTCAGAAAAAAATGATGACGATGATCGTTCAGAAGCTGAACCGTCAGATGAATCAAATAGTGATGACAAAAGCGATGATAATAAGTAA
- the lysS gene encoding lysine--tRNA ligase → MAEEKALNDQMLARRQKLATIVDDLKLDPFGKRFERTAKAQELHDLYDSSTLEELEKTPHEVIIAGRMVAKRGAGKVIFADFRDVSGKIQVYAKRDDLAENYPIIKRADLGDFLGIKGIMMKTEAGELTILATELTHLTKALRPMPDKFHGIADVETRYRKRYLDLIANEESFKKFQLRSKIISAIRAYMDSQDFMEVETPILQTEAGGAAARPFITHHNALNIDMYMRIATELYLKRLVVGGFERVYEIGRIFRNEGMDPKHNPEFTTMETYAAYMDFTDVMNETEGIFKAAASVVSDDLKVTYQGTEIDLGTKFARKHMVDLIKEQTGIDFWQDMTVETAQKLADDKHVKYEKYWDVGHIINAFFEEFVEDTLIQPTFVYGHPVSVSPLAKRNADDDRFTDRFELFIMGSEYGNAFTELNDPIDQRARFEAQVAERENGNDEAEGIDEDFIEALEYGMPPTGGLGIGIDRLIMLLTDSDTIRDVLLFPTMR, encoded by the coding sequence ATGGCAGAAGAAAAAGCCCTTAATGATCAAATGTTAGCACGTCGTCAGAAGTTAGCGACAATTGTTGATGATTTAAAATTAGATCCATTTGGTAAACGATTTGAACGCACTGCTAAGGCGCAGGAACTACATGATTTGTATGACAGTAGCACCTTAGAAGAACTTGAAAAAACACCACACGAAGTGATTATCGCCGGACGTATGGTTGCTAAGCGCGGTGCTGGAAAGGTGATTTTTGCTGATTTTCGTGATGTTTCGGGTAAGATTCAAGTGTATGCGAAACGTGATGATTTGGCTGAAAATTATCCAATTATTAAGCGTGCAGATTTAGGTGATTTCCTTGGTATTAAAGGTATCATGATGAAGACTGAAGCGGGTGAGTTGACAATTTTGGCAACGGAATTGACACACCTAACAAAAGCTTTGCGTCCAATGCCTGATAAGTTTCATGGTATTGCTGATGTTGAAACACGTTACCGCAAGCGCTACTTAGATTTGATTGCGAATGAAGAATCATTTAAGAAGTTCCAATTACGCTCAAAAATTATCTCAGCAATTCGTGCTTATATGGATTCACAAGACTTCATGGAAGTTGAGACGCCTATCTTACAGACTGAAGCGGGTGGTGCGGCAGCACGACCATTTATAACACATCATAATGCGTTAAATATTGATATGTATATGCGTATTGCCACTGAATTGTATTTGAAACGTTTGGTTGTGGGTGGTTTTGAACGTGTGTATGAAATTGGTCGTATTTTCCGTAATGAGGGAATGGATCCTAAGCACAATCCTGAATTTACCACAATGGAAACATATGCGGCTTATATGGACTTTACTGACGTTATGAACGAGACTGAGGGTATTTTTAAAGCAGCAGCTTCGGTTGTGTCTGATGACCTTAAAGTGACGTACCAAGGGACGGAAATTGATCTTGGCACTAAATTTGCTCGCAAGCACATGGTTGACTTGATTAAAGAGCAAACAGGCATTGATTTCTGGCAAGATATGACTGTAGAGACAGCGCAAAAACTAGCTGATGACAAGCACGTCAAATACGAAAAGTATTGGGATGTTGGCCATATTATCAATGCATTCTTTGAAGAATTTGTTGAAGATACCTTAATACAACCAACGTTTGTTTATGGTCATCCAGTTTCAGTTTCACCGTTGGCTAAGCGTAATGCTGATGACGATCGTTTTACTGATCGATTTGAGCTTTTCATTATGGGAAGTGAATATGGTAATGCCTTTACTGAACTAAATGATCCAATTGATCAACGCGCACGTTTTGAAGCACAGGTTGCTGAACGTGAAAATGGTAATGATGAAGCAGAAGGTATTGATGAAGACTTCATAGAAGCACTAGAATATGGTATGCCACCAACAGGTGGTTTGGGTATTGGAATTGATCGTTTGATTATGCTGTTGACAGATTCTGACACAATCCGTGATGTCTTGTTATTCCCAACAATGCGTTAA
- the hslO gene encoding Hsp33 family molecular chaperone HslO, protein MSDQFIKTITKNKNFRAYALNGTNLVREAALTHETSRIAAVVLGRGLLATALTAQSVLKGEERMSIQINGRGPIGNVVVEGDAKGSVRGYVTNPQLETVLDDKGQLDVSQAVGTNGFLQITKFAPYANPYIGQSQLISGEIGDDFTYYLAQSEQIPSVVGVSVYMNADDTVEVAGGFLVQALPDATDEAIDELEVALKNMKPLSQMLVDGYTPLEILETIFGKDEVDILQVAGVGLAAEPSKAAYRKMLTTLPATEVQAMIDEDNGAEVVGKFSGKRYFFTADELRDVILEINANNAE, encoded by the coding sequence ATGTCAGATCAATTTATCAAAACAATTACCAAAAACAAAAATTTTAGAGCTTACGCTTTAAATGGTACAAATCTTGTGCGTGAAGCAGCATTGACCCATGAAACATCGCGAATAGCTGCTGTTGTTTTAGGTCGTGGTCTGTTAGCGACGGCTTTGACTGCCCAATCTGTCCTTAAAGGCGAAGAACGGATGTCCATTCAAATTAACGGTCGTGGTCCTATTGGCAACGTGGTTGTTGAAGGCGATGCAAAAGGCAGCGTTCGTGGCTATGTGACTAACCCACAACTTGAGACAGTACTGGATGACAAAGGGCAATTAGATGTGTCACAAGCAGTCGGGACCAATGGCTTTTTGCAAATTACTAAGTTCGCGCCATATGCCAATCCATATATTGGTCAAAGCCAGCTTATTTCTGGCGAAATTGGTGATGATTTTACTTATTATTTGGCGCAATCAGAGCAAATTCCATCAGTGGTGGGTGTTTCTGTGTATATGAACGCTGATGACACAGTCGAAGTTGCTGGAGGATTTCTTGTTCAAGCTTTGCCAGATGCAACAGATGAAGCTATCGATGAACTTGAAGTTGCATTAAAAAACATGAAACCATTGTCTCAAATGTTGGTAGATGGATATACACCATTAGAAATATTAGAGACCATTTTTGGTAAAGATGAAGTCGACATTTTACAGGTTGCAGGTGTTGGATTGGCAGCAGAACCAAGTAAAGCTGCGTATCGAAAAATGTTGACCACGCTACCAGCCACAGAAGTACAAGCCATGATCGATGAAGATAACGGTGCAGAAGTTGTGGGTAAGTTCTCTGGTAAACGCTACTTTTTCACAGCTGACGAGTTACGTGATGTTATTTTAGAAATAAATGCTAATAATGCGGAGTAA
- a CDS encoding RNA-binding S4 domain-containing protein, which yields MRLDKYLKVSRLIKRRTVAKEIADQGRISINGKVAKSSSDVSTNDELEVRFGNKTVTVKVLKIIETTKKEDSADMYEIVSETFAQDFRQVGDEPSA from the coding sequence ATGCGTTTAGATAAATATTTGAAGGTATCACGCCTAATTAAGCGTCGTACTGTTGCAAAAGAGATTGCTGATCAAGGGCGTATTTCAATTAATGGTAAGGTAGCTAAATCATCATCTGATGTGTCAACAAATGATGAACTTGAGGTACGTTTTGGTAATAAAACGGTGACAGTTAAAGTCCTTAAAATTATCGAAACCACTAAAAAAGAAGACTCAGCTGATATGTATGAAATTGTTAGTGAAACATTTGCGCAAGATTTTCGGCAAGTTGGGGATGAACCATCTGCCTAA
- a CDS encoding MFS transporter: MTKIQQRALFLLVGSQLLIMLGIGLIIPVEPYIKEDMSLTATDMGIMAALFAAVQFIASPIIGRFSDKFARVPLIAAGLLLFAISEGLFALGIGHSLWQLNIARALGGLAAALSMPSITALASNMTTSENRARVIGWLSASFSGGIILGPGIGGVLANINHTLPFFGSAILGLVAFVIFIIFMPDEKKLRINGSHSIQDNMTKPTGRFWSVALTMLLLMILVASFGLAAFENMFSLYFHDVRGFNLTEIAWFLVVNGFLSLIIQVVFFEKMVRYIGELMVIRISFIAGFLAIIWILLSQSKWEAFIATLIAFVGFDILRPAITTLLSHVNEERQGLINGLNMSLTSVGNIIGPVLGGILLDIGSNLPYMFVAVILAIASMLTFTVKFKKQSQPLV, encoded by the coding sequence ATGACAAAAATTCAACAACGTGCCTTATTCCTACTGGTCGGCTCACAACTTTTAATTATGCTTGGCATTGGCTTGATTATCCCAGTTGAACCTTATATTAAAGAAGACATGTCCCTGACAGCAACTGATATGGGTATCATGGCAGCTTTATTTGCTGCTGTTCAGTTTATTGCTTCACCAATTATCGGTCGTTTTTCAGATAAATTCGCCCGCGTACCATTGATTGCTGCTGGTTTACTGCTATTCGCAATTTCAGAAGGTCTATTTGCCTTGGGTATTGGTCATTCACTTTGGCAACTGAACATCGCACGTGCCTTAGGTGGCCTAGCTGCAGCCCTCTCAATGCCATCAATTACTGCTCTAGCATCTAACATGACAACAAGTGAAAATCGTGCCCGCGTTATTGGGTGGTTATCCGCTTCATTTAGTGGGGGTATTATTTTAGGACCAGGTATTGGTGGCGTTTTAGCTAATATCAATCACACCTTACCGTTTTTTGGTTCTGCTATCTTAGGGTTAGTGGCTTTTGTCATCTTTATTATTTTTATGCCTGATGAAAAAAAGTTACGCATCAATGGTTCTCATTCGATTCAAGATAACATGACCAAACCAACGGGTCGTTTTTGGTCTGTCGCATTAACAATGCTCTTACTGATGATTCTTGTTGCTTCATTTGGTTTAGCAGCGTTCGAAAATATGTTTAGTTTGTATTTTCACGATGTGCGTGGCTTTAATCTAACCGAAATTGCCTGGTTTTTAGTCGTCAATGGCTTCTTATCACTAATCATTCAGGTGGTCTTTTTTGAAAAAATGGTACGCTACATTGGCGAATTAATGGTCATTCGCATTAGTTTCATAGCCGGATTCTTAGCTATTATTTGGATTTTATTATCGCAAAGTAAATGGGAAGCATTTATCGCCACACTAATAGCCTTCGTTGGATTTGATATCTTACGACCAGCAATTACAACATTATTGTCACATGTCAACGAAGAACGTCAAGGACTCATCAATGGTTTGAACATGTCATTAACCAGTGTTGGTAATATTATCGGTCCAGTTCTAGGTGGCATACTGCTAGATATTGGCAGTAACCTACCCTATATGTTTGTCGCAGTTATTCTAGCAATTGCCAGTATGTTAACGTTTACAGTGAAATTTAAAAAACAAAGCCAGCCTCTTGTGTGA
- the tilS gene encoding tRNA lysidine(34) synthetase TilS codes for MINKIEKQLKKYKWGDTVIVAVSGGVDSVVLLHALRQQLPTAKLVIAHVNYHLREESDADEVFVRRLAEKYQAVFEMTTWSDIPSNSVESKARQLRYLFFEKLAYQYHTETIVVAHHADDQAETVLLKLVRGGQVSQLAGMDSQNSHITRPFLCITKQELRHYAQDNELTWRDDKTNADPLYTPRNFFRNQIIPELKTINPQAVAHINDFAKQIQDQNALITAQTDIYVQQIENHWQSIPPIWLEQTIKRFIQKKGIYQFKQVQISQIRHLLENKQKPIGTVQLSKNIKFVKNYQQIALKNMTKVTNKAQVLSPVMLKLNQWQNFSKNTFLWTTIRPAEGVKNFSFDLHQMTSSLYLRPVKTSDKIAVIHGHKKLRRLAIDEKLTQEERQEMHVLVTGNDDVIAVNIRHQWRVNGDFVSKQDVKPYWLAWRIEEK; via the coding sequence ATGATTAATAAAATTGAAAAACAACTAAAAAAATATAAATGGGGTGATACAGTGATCGTTGCTGTGTCAGGTGGTGTCGACTCTGTTGTGTTGTTACATGCCCTACGCCAACAGTTACCAACTGCGAAACTAGTTATTGCCCATGTTAATTATCATCTGCGTGAGGAAAGTGATGCAGATGAGGTTTTTGTGCGCCGTTTGGCAGAAAAGTATCAAGCGGTATTTGAAATGACAACATGGTCTGACATACCAAGTAATTCTGTTGAGAGTAAGGCACGTCAGTTGAGATATCTCTTTTTTGAGAAATTAGCATATCAATACCATACGGAAACAATTGTTGTGGCACACCATGCAGATGACCAAGCTGAGACAGTGTTATTGAAGTTAGTGCGAGGTGGACAAGTCTCTCAACTGGCAGGCATGGATAGTCAAAACAGCCATATTACACGGCCGTTCTTGTGCATAACTAAACAAGAGTTGCGACATTATGCACAGGACAATGAGTTAACTTGGCGTGATGACAAAACGAATGCGGATCCATTATATACGCCACGGAATTTTTTCAGAAATCAAATTATACCAGAGCTCAAAACAATTAACCCCCAAGCAGTTGCCCATATCAATGATTTTGCCAAACAAATACAAGATCAAAATGCCTTAATAACAGCACAAACAGATATTTACGTGCAACAAATCGAAAACCATTGGCAAAGTATTCCACCAATATGGCTTGAACAGACAATTAAGCGTTTTATTCAAAAAAAAGGTATTTATCAGTTCAAACAAGTGCAGATATCACAAATACGTCATCTTTTAGAAAACAAACAAAAACCAATAGGTACTGTTCAATTATCTAAAAATATTAAATTTGTGAAGAATTATCAACAAATTGCCCTTAAAAATATGACAAAAGTTACAAATAAGGCACAAGTTTTGTCACCAGTTATGTTAAAATTAAACCAATGGCAAAATTTTTCAAAAAACACGTTTCTGTGGACGACTATTCGACCAGCTGAAGGGGTTAAAAATTTCTCATTTGATTTGCATCAAATGACGTCATCATTGTACTTGCGTCCAGTAAAAACAAGTGATAAAATTGCAGTCATACATGGACATAAAAAATTGAGACGCTTGGCAATTGATGAGAAACTAACCCAAGAGGAACGTCAGGAAATGCACGTCTTAGTGACGGGCAATGATGATGTTATTGCGGTCAATATTCGTCATCAGTGGCGTGTCAATGGTGATTTTGTCAGCAAACAAGATGTGAAGCCGTATTGGTTAGCATGGCGAATTGAGGAAAAGTAG
- a CDS encoding FtsB family cell division protein, giving the protein MSTQNRRQLNKQHVNPEIQAIIRNSEPANMKARRYYQRAHANREKRILFFGAIFATIFAVQLLISQVKLHTANVTLTAAQDRLTAVQKTNADLKVDAKKINDPSYLQQILRDKYGYTKQGELIYNLPSDNN; this is encoded by the coding sequence ATGTCGACTCAAAACAGAAGACAATTGAATAAACAACATGTTAATCCAGAAATACAGGCTATTATTCGTAATTCTGAACCTGCCAATATGAAGGCTAGGCGTTATTATCAAAGAGCACATGCTAATCGTGAGAAAAGAATTCTCTTTTTTGGTGCAATTTTTGCAACAATCTTTGCAGTGCAATTGTTGATTAGTCAAGTCAAGTTGCATACGGCAAATGTGACATTAACAGCAGCACAAGATCGTTTAACGGCTGTCCAAAAGACAAATGCGGACTTAAAAGTTGATGCCAAAAAAATAAATGATCCGAGTTATCTACAGCAAATATTACGGGATAAGTACGGTTACACAAAACAAGGTGAGTTAATTTATAACTTACCATCGGATAACAACTAA
- the hpt gene encoding hypoxanthine phosphoribosyltransferase translates to MNNDIQEVLFDQGRIHDAAMRLGKQITQDYAGKKPVVLSVLKGAYLWTADLLREVDLYLDLEFINVSSYHGGVSSTNEITLVTDIRSDIQGRDVLILEDIVDTGQSLLFMKELLAKRGASSIKVATLLDKKDGRKVIIDADYVGFDVRNEFVVGYGLDYKEMYRNLPYVGILKKEVYTD, encoded by the coding sequence GTGAATAACGATATACAAGAAGTGTTGTTTGATCAAGGCCGCATCCATGATGCTGCAATGCGTCTAGGCAAACAAATTACACAAGATTATGCTGGAAAAAAGCCAGTGGTGCTATCAGTTTTAAAAGGTGCTTACCTTTGGACTGCTGATTTATTACGTGAGGTCGATCTGTATCTTGACTTGGAATTTATCAATGTTTCTAGTTATCATGGTGGTGTTTCAAGTACAAATGAAATTACGCTTGTCACAGATATACGTTCTGATATTCAAGGACGAGATGTGCTTATCTTAGAGGACATTGTGGATACAGGTCAGTCACTATTATTTATGAAAGAACTACTTGCTAAGCGTGGCGCCAGCTCAATTAAAGTCGCGACGTTACTTGACAAAAAAGACGGACGTAAAGTAATAATTGATGCAGATTATGTTGGCTTTGATGTGCGAAATGAATTTGTTGTTGGCTATGGTTTAGATTACAAAGAAATGTATCGGAATTTGCCATATGTCGGTATTTTGAAAAAAGAAGTTTATACTGATTAA
- a CDS encoding bifunctional metallophosphatase/5'-nucleotidase yields the protein MKLRFLNGLLPLALFGLLLTSDSVIYADVQITNNADNYSKPSLEPDYKKADISNSDNIAVQFLGINDLHGGLETTGSVDIGTKTYEDAGTVGRLASYLNQAESQFKKVTQSDNSLRIEAGDMVGAAPANSSLLAHESTMHVLKAMKFKIGTLGNHEFDQGLPEFNRILTGGAPSSQSDSLIKKYTHDASGIEMVVANVINKKDHKIPYGYKPYVIKTIKQNKKTAKIGIIGLETSTLPSLTLYKNYKDYQVLDEADTIAKYDKILRGKGVNAVIVVGHTGVQSKDKTTSGPTVDILQKLNKINPNNNVGLYIAAHSHQYANAQVGHTHVVQAVYTGKAYDNSWAYINAKTGKFTKVSTHVYPVLSQKDDRETKADKKVTAIVKDADKRVKSKVNNVIGYAGKAETITGRLHNNESKENQAGEMVADAQLYEAQKADLKPDFAFTNTGGVRSDLVVKTNKAITWGSATAVQPFGNILQVVEMTGAQIRQALNEQYDEEQHYYLQIAGLTYSYTKNDNNNQAYIVKDIWDSKGNVVSDDQVYRVVINDFLHGAGDNFHAFKDTKIVGAVGTDTETFIKYIKAMTKTEHKVVPPVLNRKKFVE from the coding sequence ATGAAATTAAGATTTTTAAATGGTTTGTTACCATTGGCTTTATTTGGATTACTTTTAACGAGTGATTCGGTCATTTATGCAGATGTCCAAATTACGAACAATGCTGATAATTACAGTAAGCCAAGCTTGGAACCTGATTACAAAAAAGCGGACATCAGTAATAGCGATAATATTGCGGTACAGTTTTTAGGTATTAATGATTTACACGGTGGCTTAGAAACAACAGGATCTGTTGATATTGGCACAAAAACGTATGAAGATGCAGGAACGGTTGGTCGCTTGGCATCTTATTTGAACCAAGCCGAGTCACAATTTAAAAAAGTAACGCAATCAGATAATAGTTTACGTATTGAAGCAGGCGATATGGTGGGTGCTGCGCCTGCCAATTCATCGCTGCTAGCTCATGAATCAACTATGCATGTTTTAAAGGCAATGAAGTTTAAAATTGGTACCTTAGGTAACCATGAATTTGACCAAGGATTACCAGAATTCAATCGTATACTAACTGGCGGGGCACCAAGTAGTCAATCAGATTCTTTGATAAAGAAATATACACACGATGCTTCTGGTATTGAAATGGTCGTTGCCAATGTGATTAATAAGAAGGACCACAAAATACCTTATGGTTATAAGCCTTACGTTATAAAGACTATCAAGCAAAACAAAAAGACCGCTAAAATTGGCATTATCGGCTTAGAGACATCAACATTACCTAGTTTGACATTATATAAAAATTATAAAGACTATCAGGTACTTGATGAAGCAGACACGATTGCAAAATACGATAAGATTTTACGCGGCAAGGGCGTGAATGCGGTGATCGTTGTGGGACATACAGGCGTTCAAAGTAAAGATAAGACGACTAGTGGTCCGACAGTAGATATTTTGCAAAAACTCAATAAAATTAATCCGAATAATAATGTGGGATTATATATTGCTGCACATTCGCATCAATATGCAAATGCACAAGTTGGACATACTCATGTGGTGCAGGCTGTCTATACAGGAAAAGCATACGATAATAGCTGGGCGTATATTAATGCTAAAACCGGTAAATTCACCAAAGTGTCAACACATGTTTATCCAGTATTATCTCAAAAAGATGATCGTGAAACTAAAGCGGACAAAAAAGTGACCGCAATTGTTAAAGATGCCGATAAGCGGGTGAAAAGTAAGGTTAACAATGTGATTGGTTATGCGGGTAAAGCAGAAACAATCACAGGGCGATTACATAACAATGAAAGTAAAGAAAATCAAGCGGGTGAAATGGTTGCGGATGCACAATTATATGAAGCACAAAAAGCTGATTTGAAACCTGATTTTGCTTTTACCAACACTGGGGGCGTGAGATCGGACTTAGTCGTTAAAACAAATAAAGCGATTACATGGGGATCGGCAACAGCTGTTCAACCTTTTGGTAATATTTTACAGGTTGTTGAAATGACAGGCGCTCAAATTCGCCAAGCGTTGAATGAGCAATATGACGAAGAGCAACATTATTATTTACAAATAGCTGGGCTAACTTACAGCTACACAAAAAATGATAACAATAACCAAGCCTATATTGTCAAAGATATATGGGATAGTAAGGGCAATGTCGTGTCGGATGATCAAGTGTATCGTGTCGTGATTAATGATTTCTTACACGGTGCAGGTGATAATTTTCACGCATTCAAAGATACTAAGATCGTTGGGGCAGTTGGTACTGATACAGAGACGTTTATTAAATATATTAAAGCAATGACTAAAACCGAACATAAGGTTGTGCCACCAGTATTAAATAGAAAAAAATTTGTGGAATAA